In Ptychodera flava strain L36383 chromosome 6, AS_Pfla_20210202, whole genome shotgun sequence, the sequence ACAATAGATATCAAAGGTTTATGCTAATAGCAGCAACACATATGATAAATCTATGAATAATATTGTTTTTCTCATTTCATTCTCATGCTGCTGTTGCACACAATTTATATTATTgcagatatatatatgtatatatatatatatatatatattatatatatatatatatatatatatacacaaatatacatatatatatgcacatacacacacacacatacatacattaatttCGTCTTTCTATTCCTGTAAATTCAGACTTTAATTCAGACTTTAATCGTATGAGTTAAACGTCTTTACCGTATGAATGTTGACACAGGTCGCCGTGGTAGCCGACATCACACATACATTTTAGAGCCTTGCACGTCCCGCCGTTCAAACACTCCAAAGTACACTCTGTAACCATGgtaaaagtaataaaaatgAGGTCACCTAATCATGAATATATGCAAGACATATTTTAACTCTAAACTGCTGAGAATCATTCCATTAAAAAGATATTACAATTGTAGGCTCTCAGATCATCCAATATATGTGGCTGTTCAATGTCAATTATTTTGAGCGCCTAGTTTGATAACACAATTTCGATAAGATTCACTGCATTTAATTAATTTGCTTCGGGTAAAATGTATAAAGGAAgggtgtgaaaatagaaaaatgaatgaaacttgATTGATATTTCCAAGGAAGTGCTTCATTCTGCAGCATTAGTCGATTCTTACGCATATGAATACAAATCGTTATATATGGTGACAATTGGTGACAATTTCTGAGGAATCATTCTATTGAAAGCACATTGATTTCCTGATTGAGTTACTTGGACCAGGTTTAGAGAAGTGGAATGAtcaatttcattgacatttgAGAATGAAATCAATTAAGGAGTTTAATGATGGGACTTGACGATCCATTTTGTGTTTCCAATCAAAGTAAATGTCCTAACTCTTACCGTGCTCGTATTGACACTGCTCGCCATAGTAACCCACGTCACACTGACATACATGCGCAGAGCATGAACCACCGTTCATACACTCGATTGGACACCCTGGAAACGAGAGAAAAATTAATGAGCATGTGCTGCAAAGTGAAATGATTCACGGAAGTTCATGATTATTGTCGAAACTGTGATCATGACGACATTGTCTTATTATTTGATTTCTACATTGTGACACTACGGGTGAACTCTTGCTTCGACTCAGGTTAAAGCTATGAATAGAGTTGGCTTGCGGTGAGTAATAGgaaattatttattgaaaaagtatAAATTTGCGCCGTACTTTTTATCAGTTAAAAAGTGAAAGGTAGCCTCCATATAAAACTATCGGCCCATGTGTTTAAATCAATATTCCTTCGATACTAATTTCCCAAATTGACATCTATTTTTGAGCAATTCGCAGACATGTTAATATTCACAGTAATTCGGAATTCTCCGTTTCCGTTTTCCAAGAACATGACTTAAATTAATCGAAGATGTATATTAAGATTTGCCCTGTTTGTGATGTTACATTTCTGCCATAATATATACCGATAgctgtaatttcaattttgaattttcaaacaacTAAGGGAATTGTGGTAAGATTGTTGTATGGAAGCTGTTTGATAGGACGAATAagtatatttgttgaaatattttaatagcaGGATCGTGAGATTTTGAAAACGCGCATTTTCGTAAAATTTGCTGTCCAACAGTTGTGTGATATGATAAGACAGACTTATACGTTGTATATGGCCAAACCTTCCATGCTGAATTCACATCTCTCTCCTTGGAAACCGTTCTCACACGAACAGAAGTCAAACTCAGGATGACAGACACCACCGTTACGACACTGGAAGACGCCATCACAGTCCTCTGGAAACAAAAGGCAATCGCCAATGGTAGTAAGCGTAAGACATCACTTCAGATACACGGCCAGAAAAAAGGCGATTACCATCTGACATTCCGCTACCGAATCACGCCTCATGAACACTTGAACTTGAACgtcattgaaatacaaaatgcacGTTATGATCAACGTTTCTCGAAGAAGGAAAATCCTTTTGGTTTACCGAATCTTTCCCAGAATGCCATACCTTTTTGCAAACAACTGAGATCAGGACTCGATTCGTCAGAGTTATCGCCGCAGTGGTCGTATTCATCGCACAACGCCGACACGCCTATACACCGGTTGCCAATCGTGCACTTGTAGTAACCATCCGGGCAGATACGATCTGTAAGCATTAATGATGGGAAGGAATCGAGTATTGCTGTCGACATAATTATAGTTACCGCACCAAACACTTTGTAAATAGCTGTACACTACgtttacaaacacttcaaaAACGCTGGTTCAGGCATGAACGAAACAAAAACGCGAGATGTTCCACACTATTGAATAAACGCCACATTGCATAGCGACGGTTGCTGAGATAAATGCGGATACACGGTTTCCAGGTCACCAATTTTCAAGATGCAACAAATCGTCTTTTCTTTGTGTCTGCACAGTTACCTCCTGTTCAAATTCAACAATAAATTTAAgagttgtatgtatatatgtaaggCCATTCTCGAAATGAATTTTATCTGTACTATCATTTGAAATTTTCTAAAAGTCACTTGATACGGCTGCAGACGTCACCCTATTCTGGAGTTTTCATGGATTTCAGAATGAAGTTGTACACTGACGCGGAAGAGGCGATGTGAAAGTAAGCATCCATTCGAACACACATATTTCTGTTGCATTCGCTAAAACCTGTCGTATGTTTCTTTAACCAGCTAAGCTTACCACCTGCCGGAATCACCCGACTTAACTCTCGTCTCCTTTGCCCAAATACACACTTTAGCTGCAGTCGAAATGCAATAATCCCAGTTGTTGATTTGGATGAATACATGAGCGCCTCTATTTGTTGTGCTGCTTCTTTTCTATTATAACTGACTGTGCACAAGAGTTCATAACGTCTAAATTTCTTAAAAACGCTGTACATGAGTGATTTTCCTTTGCGCTAAAAACCATTTTTGCATTACCGATTTTGCTATTCAAATTTATCCATATACTGAACGACGTGTAAACACCTATGTACATGTCCCTCTATGCGTGACACAATTTTGAACGAATCAGCTATAAGAAGGAGTGTTCCTAAATTAAAGGGGCAGTCGATAATCCCTTGTTCTCGCACTAGTGGTTGTATGATTTTatcctttgttctcctttgaaagttaaGCACTTGTTCTCAGTTTGCCTAGAGATGAAGTTCATAAAAAACCTGTCTAAGCGAACTCACatcaaagtacatgtaatagACATTTACGTTGTTGATTACACTTCAGATTAGCTTCTACTTTCGTTCAAGGTACCAATGCCAGTATTACGGGAGACGGAAATGACATTTTGGTCACTTCcggtgacctttgaacttacTCGTTACTGGTACAAATGACACGTACGATCCAGGCAAGAATGGTTGGAAGGCAAGCAGGTCTACATTGAATCGGATGTACAAAGCATTCGAGTCAGAATATACATTTGTAACGTCCGTAGCATCTGACCATTGGGCGATTAAAGGTGATTCTGATGTCTTGCCATCACGCACCTCTATCGTAAATGTATCGATATCTGAAACAAGAATAacgaaaagttttaaaaatattgataatttcataaaaacacagatcaaaccgacattactcacttttcaatatttgtctatACATATTTACTCAGCAGGATTGCTTTGTACGTGCATAAGAAAATAAGGCCATGATTTCCCAAATTTCCAACTGTTGTTGTAGCGAACatgttaaggttccaagacaagaaattgacctttttaaggtaacaattctctagtggttaataaaagtcacatgatagttatgtgaATAATGGTGActctgtggttaccaaaatgttcccctatatctaggttttcagaaaatgtataatttacggctTATTAActaccagagaattgttagattaaaaaggtcaatttcttgtcttggaacctgaAATTGACATCCTGGAATCAACAAGTATGACTTATGGCCTATTTGGCCAATAACCGTGACGCAAACCAGAATCGCATAACTATATGAAATTaagaatttcattaaatatggatAGATGTCTGGACTTTGCCTGCGATTTCCCATCGGAGAAACTTAATCTATCGATGTTTACCAACACCAAATTGGATGACAAGCCGTTCGTGAAAGGTCCTAACGATTAATATTGGAAAAGTGTTATCAAAAATAcggggacaatagctgtaacatagataacacgattggaactaattagggagaattggatctttatatttttaatatatttatttcactaCGTATGTGACGGCTGTGatgttgactcaatcaattaatccgctgatacggacagcggattagcaagttggcaatgctttcggagcaattacagtggtgtatacacaagttggagaagagataaggacttgtcggtaaatAAAGCAGTCAGGCGGTGTGGAgtcaaaatctttatttgaaataccacagtcaaaattaataaaattacttgtagtaataaagaaagcagtcagacggttaaGAGTTGACCTCTTTATATGAAATATCactgtcaaaattaataaaatcaagtaaaggaaaccgttgcacaaaaacctATCGCTCCCCACCCTtcccccaccccaggggactgatttctgtgCCCTGtgaataaacgtgaacttgtacatctcgcgtgatcgcgggtcaccatatctgcgttctcccagcacgctgagcacgccagacgtcaacaaacgagctcagaagggcaacacgtttgaacaaaaattagcagttttatgtggctataacatcactaatcatgtttatttcttcgtaaaacaacattttgcaacaaacatgagtctccaacatggaattttccgaggtaaaaaatcgtcaaaagttacaaataatagccctttaaagagaaaagcagatgagcttatatttgtagattaaaccgacattagttcactttgcaattatcccaaattagttccaatcgtgtttagatGATAATTCATTACTTTAGCACTATAGAACACCTGTATATTATTATTCTTCCACCGGAACTTGAAATACAAACTAACATATCTAACGCAAATGTGAACAGTGTTGCAATTTTATTGATGGCATGTGAATTGCAGTCCGGACTGAAATACAGACTCACACTGAGATTAAACATCACGCACAGTCTGTGTTCAAGTTAACAAGTAGAACACTGGGCATTTCGACATAGTtttagagtaaaacaagaaactattttggtcaaaataacttttttttgGGCAAAAATTCACCCAATTTTAAGTAATGTGTAAACCTACGatcaaaatattggttgggttcaccttacACGTCAGAAGTTACAGCTGAGAAGTGATTCAGGGTGAATATAACCAAAACAAACTGTGTTAGATTTGTGAAGTAAATCTGctgaaaataaaagataaaacttCCACTTTtctaatttcaacaaatcttaaAGATCTAACTGTACTTTTGCGACGCACCTGGTTCAAGTTTAACAAATATGATACCATGTAAGCCCTGCAAAGATTAGCATTGTTATGAAGTTCAACGTCAAAGATTCATGGCAGATGTTTatcaaaaattgtttcaatttgAAGGATCATTTCCCGTGTATATTTACTTTACCTGGTCAATATTGTTAATATTTCACTGCTTTTCAATATTATAAACCCAATATCTAACTAagagttaacagtgaataactGTAAATTACTATTTCATTCCCAAAGGGCAAGGAAGTATATCCATATAATTTCTTTACTATTAATTGCTCTAAATGTCTCTAATTTAAACACCACGGTCTATTTGTCGTCACTAATGGGATACGTTTTATGGAACTCGGATggcaaattgatgaaaattccGGGAACTCACCATCGGGGAATTGATCGAAGGAGTAAGCGATCCGGTGGCCTGGAGTGGTCTCCACAACCCGTGTCACGGTGTAGGTGAGGCTAGGATCAGTCATATAGAATGAGAGGTCGCCAGGTTGATAGGGCCTAACATACCGAGAAACCAGTCCTGAAAACGATGCATTTATAAACAAACAGCGTCAAAGTTACGGTTGCTGCACCTCTTCTCGTTGTATGGTACTGTTATCACTTGTTGTAACTCAGTGTGTTTATTTTCCAGTTATCTCtgacacaaaattcaaaacagtaTTAAACCGAGTCACTGCTTAGCTGATTTGTCCTCGTTGatcgtctgtatgtctgtgaaGACGGCTAAATTTCGCATGCACACCCCCTTTAGGCTAAACCAACGCTTCGTAACTTACCTGACGAGGTCTGACCCTTCAACTGTGTCTGGTCACTTGACATCATGGAGTACTTGGCCTTGAACCCAGATATGCCGAACAGGTTGACACTAGTGACCTCA encodes:
- the LOC139135819 gene encoding uncharacterized protein yields the protein MISLLFKSAFLLMVFSNCVYSYECEMIHIHGGNDGYITSPNFPEAFPDGPYNCTYMIMNLGGGVLMEFTDFLSHEQYNSSEYKCRERLLVYADGNLRSDNVAQSCASTLTYFASIGDTIILIYEVTSVNLFGISGFKAKYSMMSSDQTQLKGQTSSGLVSRYVRPYQPGDLSFYMTDPSLTYTVTRVVETTPGHRIAYSFDQFPDDIDTFTIEVRDGKTSESPLIAQWSDATDVTNVYSDSNALYIRFNVDLLAFQPFLPGSYVSFVPVTNRICPDGYYKCTIGNRCIGVSALCDEYDHCGDNSDESSPDLSCLQKEDCDGVFQCRNGGVCHPEFDFCSCENGFQGERCEFSMEGCPIECMNGGSCSAHVCQCDVGYYGEQCQYEHECTLECLNGGTCKALKCMCDVGYHGDLCQHSYECDPKCVNGGVCNSTHCLCHYGFTGDHCQSPMTTGIPPSDGTHSEQEFDTAALFYIVLPVVLFIIVLIICIYLLTRRCRSRSDSDAKSPPVTYSAVPSNAGDKSAPNANNDTVVQMKETVA